ACATGTTCCTGCACAAACACTTGAAAGACACTGGTTCACAGTTCGGTcgcctttacatttatttttttcactgaatATTTTGTAGAAAAGCTCACGGTTCTTCGTATTCCTGATGGTAAACGTTCACCTTTAACTCCCAAATCTTTGTGAAGCCCATTCTGCGATAGGGGTATTGAAGCTTCAGTTtagcaaaattatttaaaaggcaGTCAACTGTTGGCACATCAAAAGGTGGTGTCgccctttttgttggaatttgtttactaaattaatacttcaatggattctggagaaaaaacaatttttgttgcttcttcctttattctcagttattctccataactgatgaaatacaatttctaCATGTTCATCCATATCTTCCATGCTCGTAATCATACGTAAAACTGCAACAAAACAGTGTGGAACGTAACAACTGTGGCCATGTggtcatatatactattacactTGCAATAATTCACACACTTAACTCAATTAGAGCACATCATTGAATGCTAACAagcttataaaacataaaattataatagtaggATGAATAAACTAGTAGaaagaatgtaatttacctccaaacccctacaatagggcctggtgctgttaggcgaccacagATACCTTGAAGTAAACAACCGcgttccaatacccgtctatgtattcaactttgaaacatagtcttttaaaacattttcattcatctttactttcttaattgggctGCTACACATACAGGTGTAACGTAATATCTGACATACACCACTCAGATGTTGAATTGCTTTTCAGAATTATTATTTAGCACTACATCAAGATTTAATGTGCTTGCGCCTATGAACAGAGGGAACCTTTATTTCAATTTCAGGAGCTGCAAACGACATGAGCTTGAATGGAACAGAATATTGTGTTCACAAAACGCATTGCTATTTCTTGGAgtagattttcttttatattattgcaagAGTCATAAAATAATCCCTAGAATTGAAAAGAACGAGATTATGAGAGATTGACTCGCAGCCCAATGTTTTCCCTGAGTTGATGCAAATCAGAAGCTGACACCTCCAGATGTCATTACAGGgtaggagggaggtgaagagggaggagtgtTGAATAACAAAGAAACTAATGACTGACTGAAGAAATACAACTGTTGTACACCTTGCCCGCAGGAGGGGGGCTTCATTGGATGAAGAACCACCCACCTCCCACGGGGGATCCTTTCAGGAATTTCCTCGCCACCCTTGCGCCTCACCTCACGCGCCTCGCCTCCTCCGTGCCAGTCTACTTCAAGCTCATCGATTATGTGCCGGTAAATAGTTTTCTTTTGACTTGCatgaatgtacgtgtgtgtgtgtgtgtgtgtgtgtgtgtgtgtgtgtgctgtttgttttatttgtgttacttatacatccgatatattttttttattttgttttctcacccaatttataattatcgacatgttgcaaacatcgatcggtatctgtattgacatcaacattgcattacattggtaactattacaatatctactgatcaatgctgaacatcgatcagaattgatcagttgatcagtagacaggacactaataaagacagatgcatgaaaagtagatgtttggtcatcactgatcattcagtgctgacacttccgtttctttgagctcctcgaatgtgcagcggcagggatgtctctcttcaaagtccaacagtaatcggccatcatgactgcatcccgcCGTCCCtgaaattattgacgatttttttgctgttgaccagtgtaataaCTCAAACCGAAAGGGAAGTATTCCAGGTCCTTTTAGCTTTAGTCATAAGTTTATTTAGATACATTCTACAGTGCCTTTTGTCGAGACCTTGAAAGGTCTCGACCAGCTTATGGAAACTCAAGCCCAATTTGTTTTCTAATTTGTGTGCATCGCAATCCATTTGATTATTTACTAATCTGCTTCATTTTGTCTCCTGGTCTTCCTTCCAGAGATCATTACCGAGTTTAAGAGATATCCGGACTTTAACCCAAAAGCATCACCCTGTACAATTCTATATTAAGACAACAGTTACAGGAACCGGCGTGGCCATCTGGGACAGCACACTAAAGTTGTCATTGCCTATACTGAAGAGTGTGTTAGAGTCAGTAGGGTCACGCCACGCAAGTATGAGTGGAACTGCGCTGACCATGGACACATAGGATACATCATGCTGGAACAGTATACTGACATGATATACAATGTTTTTTGTAACAGATTTCTAAACTTGACTAAGGAATATTGTAACATTGGaaatgaatgaagagagaaatgtcGATATCTTACGCAtaagtgtgctgtgtggtgcagcggtttcgatctcgtctagcaattaAAATCCCTCGCCACCAGTGGATGGTTATCCCGGccgttccttgcacacagggggtaatttagaagcaaaataaaacagatagcatgttacaccaagaatatccattgtaacaaacggAATAAAACTaaacgattaataataattattatagtgaaaCCTGCTTCAAGAGATGCCAAGCATTCCAAATATACCAATTTTTCACGTTTATAGATAAGGTGCAATTCTGATATTCGGGTTCTGCATATAAGTAAAAGATAATTTGGCATATAAGTAAGAGATACCCGACTAATAAGGTCTCCCCTACAGCTGATAAGGACATCTGGCCTAGTAGTGTGTATCCTTTCTCACATTGCCTAAGAATCATTTGACTACCTAGTATATGTTTTTGAAATtgctgattaaaaagaaaaaaacacgtttttaCGTGATTCTAATATAGCAAATGCAATGTTCACTCAGACGATTAAGCAAAATATAACAGTTTTGAGAAGAAAATATCTCGTCTAAATCAATGTTATGATAACAAGCAGACCGTGCACCATATTTTCCTTTCAGACATCATCCTTTGCCAACCAGCTGATCATGAGTTCTTTACTATGACTTTAAATATTGAAAGTTTAAGTGGCAACAATCCATAGATATTATGTCATCTACCACACTGCAACCTACTAACACATAACGGCTAACGATGTCGTCCGTGAATTATATGACATTTTAATAAAGAATTTCTTTATAAAGAATGCATAGATTGATATAAGACCTTTGAAATTCATGCTGAGAACATCTGTAGGGCTATAAAGGGCAAAGTTAACATGCCTACaccacatcaaaaataaaattcttactGGAACAATAATTGCTGATGTACAAGTC
Above is a window of Penaeus monodon isolate SGIC_2016 unplaced genomic scaffold, NSTDA_Pmon_1 PmonScaffold_8044, whole genome shotgun sequence DNA encoding:
- the LOC119571799 gene encoding uncharacterized protein LOC119571799, with the protein product MKNHPPPTGDPFRNFLATLAPHLTRLASSVPVYFKLIDYVPRSLPSLRDIRTLTQKHHPVQFYIKTTVTGTGVAIWDSTLKLSLPILKSVLESVGSRHASMSGTALTMDT